One window from the genome of Roseisolibacter agri encodes:
- a CDS encoding response regulator transcription factor — translation MTAGATARIRVVLADDHGVVRLGLRTLLSAAPDVEVVGEASDGHEVLVLCERLAPDIVVMDLSMSGMDGVTATRELARRRGPAGTTPRVLVLTMHDEEEYLIPLLEAGASGYVVKDAASTELLDALRAVAAGRVYVRPSAAHVLAAGWTRRAQQDATRARYESLSERERAVFILIAQGYTPSQIGERLHISAKTADTYRRRINDKLGFSERADYVRHALELGLLTSSGETPPAVR, via the coding sequence GTGACCGCGGGCGCGACGGCGCGCATCCGCGTGGTGCTGGCGGACGACCACGGCGTCGTGCGGCTCGGGCTGCGCACGCTGCTGAGCGCCGCGCCGGACGTCGAGGTCGTGGGCGAGGCCTCGGACGGGCACGAGGTGCTGGTGCTGTGCGAGCGGCTGGCGCCGGACATCGTCGTCATGGATCTCTCGATGAGCGGCATGGACGGCGTGACCGCGACGCGCGAGCTCGCGCGCCGGCGCGGGCCGGCCGGCACGACCCCGCGCGTGCTCGTGCTGACGATGCACGACGAGGAGGAGTACCTGATCCCGCTGCTGGAGGCCGGCGCGAGCGGCTACGTCGTGAAGGACGCCGCGAGCACGGAGCTGCTGGACGCGCTGCGCGCCGTGGCGGCGGGGCGCGTGTACGTGCGGCCGTCGGCCGCGCACGTGCTGGCCGCGGGCTGGACGCGCCGCGCGCAGCAGGACGCGACGCGCGCGCGCTACGAGTCGCTCTCCGAGCGCGAGCGCGCGGTGTTCATCCTCATCGCGCAGGGCTACACGCCGTCGCAGATCGGCGAGCGGCTGCACATCAGCGCCAAGACCGCGGACACGTACCGCCGCCGCATCAACGACAAGCTGGGGTTCAGCGAGCGGGCGGACTACGTGCGCCACGCGCTGGAGCTGGGGCTGCTGACGTCCTCGGGCGAGACGCCGCCGGCCGTGCGATAG
- a CDS encoding PAS domain S-box protein gives MAKRVLIVESRPAAADEIAARLSRLGYAVEAVADTVARAASLAAERVPDVAVVGGELGDPVDGPSAAAAIRLARPMPVVRLLGADAAVEAAGREDAALPGPLDLVLPCTDRELRTTLELALCQYHGARATHDLERFFAVSQDMFCFLDFSGYFRRLNPAWERTLGWTREEMMARRFIEFVHPDDRERTLQQNGQVRGGGMARGFENRYLCRDGSYRWLLWNSAPSTNDRTIYAVARDITARRAAEDERARLIAELQASLAEVQTLQAILPICSYCRRIRDDKNYWDSVESYLARHTRTRFSHGICPHCMATEVEPQLAKLERE, from the coding sequence ATGGCCAAGCGCGTCCTCATCGTCGAGAGTCGACCCGCCGCGGCGGACGAGATCGCGGCGCGCCTGTCGCGTCTGGGCTACGCGGTGGAGGCGGTCGCGGACACGGTGGCGCGCGCGGCGTCGCTCGCGGCCGAGCGCGTGCCGGACGTCGCGGTCGTCGGCGGGGAGCTCGGCGATCCGGTGGACGGCCCGTCGGCGGCGGCGGCGATCCGCCTGGCGCGTCCGATGCCGGTCGTGCGCCTGCTGGGGGCCGATGCCGCGGTGGAGGCGGCGGGGCGCGAGGACGCGGCCCTTCCCGGCCCGCTGGACCTCGTGCTGCCGTGCACCGACCGCGAGCTGCGCACGACGCTGGAGCTCGCGCTCTGCCAGTACCACGGCGCGCGCGCGACGCACGACCTGGAGCGCTTCTTCGCCGTGTCGCAGGACATGTTCTGCTTCCTGGACTTCAGCGGCTACTTCCGCCGGCTCAACCCGGCCTGGGAGCGCACCCTCGGCTGGACGCGCGAGGAGATGATGGCGCGGCGGTTCATCGAGTTCGTGCACCCGGACGACCGCGAGCGCACGCTGCAGCAGAACGGCCAGGTGCGCGGCGGCGGCATGGCGCGCGGCTTCGAGAACCGCTACCTGTGCCGCGACGGCTCGTACCGCTGGCTGCTGTGGAACTCCGCGCCGTCGACCAACGACCGGACCATCTACGCCGTCGCCCGCGACATCACCGCGCGCCGGGCGGCGGAGGACGAGCGCGCGCGCCTGATCGCCGAGCTGCAGGCGTCGCTGGCGGAGGTGCAGACGCTGCAGGCCATCCTCCCCATCTGCTCGTACTGCCGCCGCATCCGCGACGACAAGAACTACTGGGACTCGGTGGAGAGCTACCTCGCGCGGCACACGCGCACGCGCTTCAGCCACGGCATCTGCCCGCACTGCATGGCGACCGAGGTCGAGCCGCAGCTCGCGAAGCTGGAACGGGAGTGA
- a CDS encoding molybdenum cofactor guanylyltransferase, with product MAHREPRDERAPRPTGVILAGGRASRFGGRPKGLETLGGARIVDRVAAALRAACDPLLLVAHAPDAGDWLPGVRVVGDVHRDMGALGGLHAALWHARAPVLVVAWDMPFVTPALLDALLALGRAGARAALSLHPDGHAEPLCAYYDAACVREAEALLRAGERRAAALGGAVGAVMLGGTALAALGDPRTLLASVNTPDDLARAARAYRTAGGVSPEDVSSPSSSAWRT from the coding sequence ATGGCCCACCGCGAGCCCCGTGACGAGCGCGCACCGCGGCCCACCGGCGTGATCCTCGCCGGCGGCCGCGCGTCGCGCTTCGGCGGCCGGCCCAAGGGGCTGGAGACGCTCGGCGGCGCCCGCATCGTGGACCGCGTCGCGGCGGCGCTCCGCGCGGCGTGCGACCCGCTGCTCCTCGTCGCCCACGCGCCCGACGCCGGCGACTGGCTGCCCGGCGTCCGCGTCGTCGGCGACGTCCATCGCGACATGGGCGCGCTGGGCGGCCTGCACGCCGCGCTCTGGCACGCGCGCGCGCCGGTCCTCGTCGTCGCCTGGGACATGCCCTTCGTCACACCGGCGCTGCTGGACGCGCTGCTCGCGCTCGGCCGCGCCGGCGCGCGCGCTGCCCTCTCGCTTCACCCCGACGGCCACGCCGAGCCGCTGTGCGCGTACTACGACGCCGCGTGCGTCCGCGAGGCGGAGGCGCTGCTGCGCGCGGGCGAGCGCCGCGCCGCGGCGCTGGGCGGGGCGGTCGGCGCCGTGATGCTCGGCGGAACGGCGCTCGCCGCGCTGGGCGATCCGCGCACGCTGCTGGCGAGCGTCAACACGCCCGACGATCTCGCGCGCGCGGCCCGAGCCTATCGCACGGCCGGCGGCGTCTCGCCCGAGGACGTCAGCAGCCCCAGCTCCAGCGCGTGGCGCACGTAG